One Anopheles marshallii chromosome 3, idAnoMarsDA_429_01, whole genome shotgun sequence genomic region harbors:
- the LOC128716246 gene encoding probable cytochrome P450 12a5, mitochondrial, with product MLILKAPLWNNWLRSSIVPCSAASKRLLSAQAAVDHVDPEWATAKPYKDIPSPSLIEFVRGFQKNGRYANLDLVELHSRLWEDFGDIVRFRGMFGRNDVIMTYSPADIEKVFRTEGQWPVRRGFDSFTYYRQKVRPDIFGETGGLVTEHGEKWQNVRTIVNPVMMQPKTIKLYIDQVDGIAREFVTLVAEMRDSKNELPKNFDQWLNRWALETMGVLALDTRLGVLESDQSQEAKKIIGLVRDLFELTYVLDVEMSLWKYFSTPSYRKLMRVFDDLTNLIMAKIDEAKERLEKQPSNSANQSVLEKLLKINKHIAVIMSLDMLIAGIDTTSSGSIGILYCLAKHPEKQAKLREELRTILPKKDSPLTAENMHNLPYLRACIKEGLRLYQPVAGNMRAAGRDIVLQGYRIPKGTDIAMGTAVLQRNDKYFRRAAEYLPERWLSDRPGDVPSAKDASPFIFLPFGFGARSCIGKRLAMMEMEIITARLVRQFDIRWNYDKLRFKTALINIPSNPLQFELREVDH from the exons ATGCTCATCTTAAAAGCGCCGTTGTGGAATAATTGGCTGCGGTCGAGTATCGTTCCGTGTTCGGCAGCATCGAAACGATTGCTCAGTGCCCAGGCAGCTGTCGACCACGTTGATCCGGAATGGGCCACAGCAAAACCGTACAAAGATATCCCCTCACCGTCCCTTATTGAGTTCGTACGAGGATtccaaaaaaatg GGCGTTACGCAAATCTCGACCTGGTGGAGCTGCATTCACGCTTGTGGGAAGATTTTGGTGATATTGTTCGGTTCCGGGGAATGTTTGGCCGGAACGATGTAATTATGACGTACAGCCCTGCCGACATTGAGAAAGTGTTCCGTACCGAAGGGCAATGGCCGGTACGCCGTGGGTTCGATAGCTTCACGTACTATCGGCAGAAGGTTCGCCCTGATATCTTCGGTGAGACCGGAGGTCTAGTCACGGA ACACggtgaaaaatggcaaaatgtgCGCACCATCGTCAACCCGGTAATGATGCAAccgaaaacaattaaactgTACATCGATCAGGTGGATGGCATTGCACGAGAGTTTGTAACGCT CGTTGCTGAGATGAGAGATTCGAAGAATGAACTTCCGAAAAATTTCGACCAATGGCTCAATCGATGGGCGCTTGAAACGATGGGTGTGCTTGCATTAGACACGAGGCTTGGCGTGCTGGAGTCGGATCAATCGCAGGAAGCCAAGAAGATCATTGGA CTTGTGCGAGATCTTTTCGAGCTAACTTACGTTTTGGACGTGGAAATGTCGCTCTGGAAGTACTTCAGTACGCCCTCTTACAGGAAACTGATGCGAGTGTTTGACGATCTAACTAA TTTGATTATGGCAAAAATTGATGAGGCAAAGGAGAGACTTGAAAAGCAGCCTTCAAACTCCGCCAATCAAAGTGTGCTGGAGAAGCTGTTGAAGATCAACAAGCACATCGCTGTCATCATGTCGCTAGACATGCTTATTGCTGGGATCGATACG ACATCTTCCGGATCGATCGGTATACTGTACTGCTTGGCGAAGCACCCGGAAAAGCAGGCAAAGCTGCGAGAAGAGCTCCGTACCATTCTGCCCAAAAAGGACTCACCATTGACCGCCGAAAACATGCATAATCTACCGTACTTGAGGGCCTGCATCAAGGAGGGTCTTCGACTGTATCAACCGGTTGCAGGAAACATGCGGGCTGCCGGTCGGGACATCGTACTGCAGGGTTACCGCATTCCGAAGGGA ACGGATATTGCCATGGGAACGGCAGTACTGCAGCGTAACGATAAGTACTTCCGTCGAGCGGCCGAATACCTTCCGGAACGTTGGCTCTCGGATCGGCCGGGCGATGTGCCAAGTGCAAAGGACGCGAGCCCGTTTATCTTCCTTCCGTTTGGCTTTGGTGCGCGCAGCTGTATTGGCAAACGGCTCGCCATGATGGAGATGGAAATTATTACCGCTCGTCTGGTGCGCCAGTT
- the LOC128716247 gene encoding cytochrome P450 CYP12A2-like: MLKLTVNSLRFRPCGVRWRSATAQPAANSAVDPEWENALPFERIPAPSLLGFLKEFGPFGKHKDGTLHDINKRMRELYGPIMRMNGSFGREDIVMTFVPEDFEKVLRSEGQWPRRTGMDSFVYYRKQQRPEYFQGYGGLLAEQGEDWHKMRTIVNPIMMQPKIIKLYVNKVDEVAREFMDIVHGLRDEKHEMPADFNEWLNRWALETMGVLVLDTRLGVLNKEQSAEVSKLINLTKDAVTLFYQLDILPSIWRKLKTPAFYRLMRTLDDLYHVIASKIEEAVIRMEKNPKADSDTLSILEKLLKVDRKAAFIMSMDSLFAGVDTTSSGSTGVLYCLAQNPEKQNKLRAELRQIMPDKDTPLTPERMKNMPYLRACIKEGLRLYPPTPGNGRCAGKNLVLQGYRIPKGILVGMGQLVLQREEGYFTRPTEFIPERWLSGEAGAGCPSAKEVHPFIYMPFGFGARSCVGRRLAMLEMEILISRMVRQYDIRWNYGELKYRASLVNIPSNDLMFQLNDITD, from the exons ATGCTAAAATTAACCGTCAATTCGCTACGCTTCCGGCCGTGTGGAGTGCGCTGGCGTAGCGCCACAGCTCAACCAGCTGCCAATAGTGCGGTGGATCCGGAATGGGAAAATGCACTACCGTTTGAAAGGATTCCAGCACCATCGCTGTTGGGCTTTCTGAAAGAGTTCGGACCGTTCG GCAAACACAAGGATGGGACACTTCACGATATCAACAAGCGAATGCGCGAGCTCTATGGGCCCATCATGCGGATGAATGGGTCGTTCGGTCGAGAAGATATCGTGATGACGTTCGTACCGGAAGATTTTGAAAAAGTGTTACGATCGGAGGGACAATGGCCTCGACGTACCGGGATGGATTCGTTTGTGTACTACCGCAAACAGCAACGACCCGAATACTTTCAGGGCTATGGAGGGCTTTTAGCTGA ACAAGGAGAAGACTGGCACAAAATGCGAACGATCGTCAATCCGATCATGATGCAGCCAAAGATCATCAAGCTGTATGTGAACAAAGTGGATGAGGTGGCTCGAGAGTTTATGGATAT TGTCCACGGTCTACGGGATGAAAAGCATGAGATGCCGGCCGACTTTAACGAATGGTTGAATCGCTGGGCGCTGGAAACAATGGGAGTGCTCGTGTTGGACACCCGACTCGGTGTGTTGAACAAGGAACAGAGCGCCGAAGTCAGCAAGTTGATCAAC CTGACCAAAGATGCAGTAACCTTGTTCTATCAGCTAGACATACTCCCATCGATCTGGCGGAAGCTGAAGACCCCTGCCTTTTACCGGTTGATGCGTACATTGGATGATCTGTATCA TGTGATTGCCTCTAAAATCGAAGAAGCGGTGATAAGGATGGAAAAGAACCCGAAGGCCGATTCCGACACCTTAAGCATACTGGAGAAGCTGCTGAAGGTGGACCGTAAGGCGGCCTTCATCATGTCCATGGATAGCTTGTTTGCGGGTGTTGATACG ACCTCATCAGGATCGACGGGAGTGCTCTACTGTCTTGCTCAAAACCCCGAGAAACAGAACAAACTTCGGGCGGAACTGCGTCAAATTATGCCGGACAAGGACACACCGCTTACGCCTGAGCGTATGAAAAACATGCCATATCTTAGGGCCTGCATCAAGGAAGGACTTCGCCTGTATCCACCGACCCCAGGAAATGGGCGCTGTGCTGGTAAAAACCTCGTACTCCAAGGATACCGCATTCCCAAAGGG ATTCTGGTGGGAATGGGTCAGCTGGTACTGCAGCGGGAGGAAGGCTACTTTACCCGACCCACCGAATTCATTCCGGAACGATGGCTCAGTGGCGAGGCTGGAGCTGGTTGTCCGAGCGCAAAGGAGGTACACCCGTTCATTTACATGCCGTTTGGCTTTGGAGCTCGTTCGTGCGTTGGACGCCGGCTGGCGATGCTGGAGATGGAGATTCTGATCTCGCGAATGGTGCGGCAGTACGACATCCGATGGAATTACGGTGAACTGAAGTACCGAGCGTCGCTGGTGAACATACCGTCGAACGACTTGATGTTTCAACTGAACGATATAACCGATTGA